The nucleotide window ACCGTAGTTGCGACGCAGAATGGAGTGAAAGATTGCCTCTCTCGGACCTGCATAGCGCATCGAGGCCGGAAGCACTGAAAGCAGTACGCGTTCGCGTGCATAGTAGTGTTCGATCAGCGCCTCGTAGCATTCCATGCGCACATCAGCCGGAATATCGTCGGCCTTGGTTTCACCCACGAGCGGGTGTAGCAACAGGCCGTCGACGACCTCGAGTGCGCACTTGGTCAGATACTCGTGCGCGCGATGGATCGGGTTGCGGGTCTGGAAGCCGACGATCGTGCGCCAGCCGCGTTGTGCAAAGACCGCCCTGGTTTCCGCGGGCTCCAGGCGATAGGCCGGAAACTCGCCGGTCGGGAACTCGATCACCCTGAGCGGACCGCCGATACGCACATCCCTTTCCGCATACAGCGCAGCCACACCCGGATGTGCATCCTCGTCGGTCTGGTAGACCTTCCGCGCCTCTTCTCTGCGGTTGGGGGTGTAGCGACTGCGCACTTCCAGGATCGCGAGCATCGCGCCACCCGCGTCGACCAGCGCGACTTCCTGACCGTCCGCGAGAGTATCTGCGGTTTCCGGGTCCGCGCTCAGCGCTACCGGCAGGCTCCAGGGCGTGCCGTCTGGCAAGTGCATATCGTCGACGACGCTCTTGCACTCCGCCTCACTCATGAATCCGCGAAGCGGAGTCAGTCCACCATTGGCGAGCAATTCCAGATCTGTCGTCTCGCGATTGCTCAACTGGATCTTCACCAGACTGCGCGCACGCTCGCGCAGGACTTCGCGTTCGTCTTCTGCGCAACGCAGGTCGACGAGGTCTCCACCCCCGTGTGGCGCAATCGACATGCTCTTCCCCGGACTTCCTACCAGACCGGACGGCCGTTCTGGCCGCCGTGTGTGATCTGGATTTCGACAGCGTCGGACACGCGCGACAGATACAACTGGAGATCCGGCTGGTCCGCGTTGCGCGTTGACGCGTACACCACATAGCGGCCATCAGGCGACGGGCAGGGAAACTCCTCATCGAAAGGCGTATCCGTGACCTTGCGGCGGGCCGTTCCATCTGAACGCATCATCCAGACATCGGAATTCCCATTGCGATTCCTCAGGAAAGCAATCCATTTTCCGTCCCGGGAGTAGCGCGGGAAGCTGCCGCGTGTGATCGGCCGCGGTTCCTTCCCGAGCTCGGCGAGCATGATCACGCCATCTCGGCCTCTTCGCTGCGGCGGGGTCGTGTACATGATGGCTCTCCCGTCGCGCGCAATATCGGGGTTCGTGCCGTTCTTCGCCACGAACTGTCCCCTCACTCGATCTCGTTCGCTGAAGGCAAAGATACTGTGCGACACCTCATTGGAGAGTTTGATCGGTACCGACCAGGCCAGATGCAACGGACCACTGCCGAGCGATGCACCGATACCGACCTGCGCATTGCGGATCTGGTTCCAACTTCCAGTCAGTCGGTTCCAGGTAAAAATCGTAATCGGTCCTCCACCGCGATTGATCTTCGCAACCAGTAACCGGTGACCGTCATAGCTCCAATCGAGAGCGATCGAGCCGAGTCCCGCATCGGGGATTTCGGTGATCGTACCGGAAGGCACGTGGATCAACGCCAGAGCGGTCATCAGACGCGTCTTGAGGGTTTCGCGCTTCTCGGGGTTCTCGA belongs to bacterium and includes:
- the sat gene encoding sulfate adenylyltransferase yields the protein MSIAPHGGGDLVDLRCAEDEREVLRERARSLVKIQLSNRETTDLELLANGGLTPLRGFMSEAECKSVVDDMHLPDGTPWSLPVALSADPETADTLADGQEVALVDAGGAMLAILEVRSRYTPNRREEARKVYQTDEDAHPGVAALYAERDVRIGGPLRVIEFPTGEFPAYRLEPAETRAVFAQRGWRTIVGFQTRNPIHRAHEYLTKCALEVVDGLLLHPLVGETKADDIPADVRMECYEALIEHYYARERVLLSVLPASMRYAGPREAIFHSILRRNYGCTHFIVGRDHAGVGDYYGTYAAHEIFDRFDPEALGITPLKFEHSFFCKKHGEMASDKTSNSAPEDRLFLSGTRVRELLAAGKDLPEEFTRPEVSKILIRSMRNR